A single region of the Lycium barbarum isolate Lr01 chromosome 2, ASM1917538v2, whole genome shotgun sequence genome encodes:
- the LOC132626703 gene encoding probable boron transporter 2 isoform X1 — protein MEDNFVPFRGIKNDLKGRLMCFKQDWTSGLRAGFRILAPTTYIFFASAIPVISFGEQLERSTVTLADGSITAVQTLASTALCGIMHSIIGGQPLLILGVAEPTVLMYTFMYNFAKDRPELGPKLFLAWTAWVCVWTAILLFLLAVLGACSFINRFTRVAGELFGLLIAMLFMQQAIKGLVFEFRVPERENANLPEFQPSWRFANGMFALVLSFGLLLTALKSRKARSWRYGSGLLRGFIADYGVPLMVLIWTAVSYIPGNNVPSGIPRRLFSPNPWSPGAYGNWTVIKDMLQVPVLHIIGAFIPATMVAVLYYFDHSVASQLSQQKEFNLRKPSAYHYDLLLLGFMVIICGLLGIPPANGVIPQSPMHTKSLATLKHQLLRNRLVAKARKCMTENGNLAEVYEGMQEAYQQMQSPLIHQEPSSLGLKELKVSSRIGNRDDPVDETMFDVEKEIDDLLPVEVKEQRLSNLLQSAMVGGCVAAMPLLKMIPTSVLWGYFGFMAIESLPGNQFWERILLLFTAPSRRYKVIEECHAVFIETVPFKTVAFFTIFQSIYLLICFGITWVPIAGVLFPLMIMLLVPVRQYLLPRFFKGAHLQELDAAEYEEAPPLSSCSMARQENEGSFADDGEILDGMMTRSRGEIRRMCSSKVTSCNATPARDSISVQSPRLSNKVYSPRVSEIKGESPSLGRGGSFGSRTAEARRSNLSKTHSFN, from the exons ATGGAAGATAATTTTGTGCCATTTCGTGGGATTAAAAATGACCTCAAAGGGAGATTAATGTGCTTTAAACAAGATTGGACTAGTGGTCTCAGGGCAGGCTTCAG GATTTTAGCCCCCACTACCTACATATTTTTTGCTTCAGCAATTCCAGTCATATCATTTGGTGAGCAGTTGGAAAGAAGTACTG TTACACTTGCAGATGGGTCAATAACAGCTGTTCAGACACTGGCTTCAACAGCATTATGTGGGATTATGCACTCTATCATTGGAGGCCAACCTCTGCTAATTCTTGGAGTTGCAGAACCAACTGTGCTTATGTACACATTCATGTACAACTTTGCTAAAGACAGACCAGAATTGGGACCTAAGCTCTTTTTAGCTTGGACAGCATG GGTGTGTGTTTGGACTGCAATCTTGCTTTTCCTTCTGGCTGTCCTTGGAGCTTGTTCGTTTATCAATAGGTTTACACGTGTTGCTGGGGAACTCTTCGGCCTTCTAATTGCAATGCTTTTCATGCAGCAAGCAATCAAA GGACTGGTATTTGAATTTCGTGTACCAGAGAGAGAAAATGCAAATCTGCCAGAGTTCCAACCTTCATGGAGGTTTGCAAATGGGATGTTTGCATTGGTTTTGTCATTTGGTCTTCTACTCACAGCACTAAAGAGCCGAAAGGCAAGATCTTGGCGATATGGCTCTG GCTTGCTTCGGGGCTTCATAGCAGATTATGGAGTGCCACTGATGGTTCTAATTTGGACAGCTGTCTCTTACATACCTGGTAATAATGTTCCAAGCGGGATTCCAAGACGACTCTTCAGTCCAAATCCATGGTCACCTGGTGCCTATGGGAATTGGACAGTGATTAAG GATATGCTACAAGTTCCAGTTCTTCACATAATTGGCGCTTTTATTCCAGCAACAATGGTGGCGGTCCTGTATTATTTTGATCACAGCGTAGCATCTCAACTTTCTCAGCAAAAGGAATTTAACCTGAGAAAGCCATCTGCCTACCATTATGATCTGCTGTTACTGGGATTTATG GTCATCATTTGTGGTCTTCTAGGAATACCCCCTGCAAATGGAGTCATTCCACAATCTCCAATGCATACAAAGAGCTTGGCCACACTGAAGCATCAG CTGCTTCGTAATCGACTAGTAGCAAAAGCACGGAAATGTATGACTGAGAATGGGAACCTGGCTGAAGTATATGAAGGTATGCAAGAAGCCTATCAACAGATGCAGAGTCCACTGATTCACCAAGAACCATCATCTCTG GGGTTAAAAGAATTAAAAGTGTCTTCAAGAATAGGGAACAGGGATGATCCTGTTGACGAGACAATGTTTGATGTTGAGAAGGAGATAGATGATTTGTTGCCCGTTGAAGTAAAAGAGCAAAGGTTGAGCAACTTGCTTCAGTCCGCCATGGTGGGAGGATGTGTGGCCGCTATGCCTCTTCTCAAAATGATACCGACCTCAGTCCTTTGGGGCTACTTTGGTTTCATGGCCATTGAAAGCTTACCAGGAAATCAGTTCTGGGAACGCATCTTATTGCTATTCACTGCTCCAAGCAGAAGATACAA AGTAATTGAAGAGTGTCACGCTGTGTTCATTGAAACTGTACCTTTCAAGACAGTAGCATTCTTCACCATTTTCCAGAGCATCTACTTACTAATCTGTTTTGGGATCACATGGGTCCCCATTGCTGGCGTCCTCTTCCCGCTAATGATCATGCTTTTAGTTCCAGTCAGGCAGTACCTACTACCAAGGTTCTTCAAAGGGGCGCACCTTCAGGAATTAGACGCTGCTGAGTATGAAGAAGCACCACCATTATCATCATGCAGCATGGCTAGA CAGGAAAATGAAGGTTCCTTTGCAGATGATGGGGAGATTTTGGATGGCATGATGACAAGAAGCCGAGGTGAGATTCGACGTATGTGCAGTTCAAAGGTTACAAGCTGCAATGCCACACCAGCCAGAGATTCTATTAGTGTCCAAAGCCCAAGGCTTTCTAACAAGGTATACAGTCCTCGTGTTAGTGAAATAAAGGGGGAAAGTCCTAGTCTTGGTCGAGGAGGATCCTTCGGTTCCAGAACTGCAGAAGCAAGAAGATCAAATTTGTCAAAAACTCACAGTTTCAACTAA
- the LOC132626703 gene encoding probable boron transporter 2 isoform X4: MEDNFVPFRGIKNDLKGRLMCFKQDWTSGLRAGFRILAPTTYIFFASAIPVISFGEQLERSTDGSITAVQTLASTALCGIMHSIIGGQPLLILGVAEPTVLMYTFMYNFAKDRPELGPKLFLAWTAWVCVWTAILLFLLAVLGACSFINRFTRVAGELFGLLIAMLFMQQAIKGLVFEFRVPERENANLPEFQPSWRFANGMFALVLSFGLLLTALKSRKARSWRYGSGLLRGFIADYGVPLMVLIWTAVSYIPGNNVPSGIPRRLFSPNPWSPGAYGNWTVIKDMLQVPVLHIIGAFIPATMVAVLYYFDHSVASQLSQQKEFNLRKPSAYHYDLLLLGFMVIICGLLGIPPANGVIPQSPMHTKSLATLKHQLLRNRLVAKARKCMTENGNLAEVYEGMQEAYQQMQSPLIHQEPSSLGLKELKVSSRIGNRDDPVDETMFDVEKEIDDLLPVEVKEQRLSNLLQSAMVGGCVAAMPLLKMIPTSVLWGYFGFMAIESLPGNQFWERILLLFTAPSRRYKVIEECHAVFIETVPFKTVAFFTIFQSIYLLICFGITWVPIAGVLFPLMIMLLVPVRQYLLPRFFKGAHLQELDAAEYEEAPPLSSCSMARENEGSFADDGEILDGMMTRSRGEIRRMCSSKVTSCNATPARDSISVQSPRLSNKVYSPRVSEIKGESPSLGRGGSFGSRTAEARRSNLSKTHSFN, translated from the exons ATGGAAGATAATTTTGTGCCATTTCGTGGGATTAAAAATGACCTCAAAGGGAGATTAATGTGCTTTAAACAAGATTGGACTAGTGGTCTCAGGGCAGGCTTCAG GATTTTAGCCCCCACTACCTACATATTTTTTGCTTCAGCAATTCCAGTCATATCATTTGGTGAGCAGTTGGAAAGAAGTACTG ATGGGTCAATAACAGCTGTTCAGACACTGGCTTCAACAGCATTATGTGGGATTATGCACTCTATCATTGGAGGCCAACCTCTGCTAATTCTTGGAGTTGCAGAACCAACTGTGCTTATGTACACATTCATGTACAACTTTGCTAAAGACAGACCAGAATTGGGACCTAAGCTCTTTTTAGCTTGGACAGCATG GGTGTGTGTTTGGACTGCAATCTTGCTTTTCCTTCTGGCTGTCCTTGGAGCTTGTTCGTTTATCAATAGGTTTACACGTGTTGCTGGGGAACTCTTCGGCCTTCTAATTGCAATGCTTTTCATGCAGCAAGCAATCAAA GGACTGGTATTTGAATTTCGTGTACCAGAGAGAGAAAATGCAAATCTGCCAGAGTTCCAACCTTCATGGAGGTTTGCAAATGGGATGTTTGCATTGGTTTTGTCATTTGGTCTTCTACTCACAGCACTAAAGAGCCGAAAGGCAAGATCTTGGCGATATGGCTCTG GCTTGCTTCGGGGCTTCATAGCAGATTATGGAGTGCCACTGATGGTTCTAATTTGGACAGCTGTCTCTTACATACCTGGTAATAATGTTCCAAGCGGGATTCCAAGACGACTCTTCAGTCCAAATCCATGGTCACCTGGTGCCTATGGGAATTGGACAGTGATTAAG GATATGCTACAAGTTCCAGTTCTTCACATAATTGGCGCTTTTATTCCAGCAACAATGGTGGCGGTCCTGTATTATTTTGATCACAGCGTAGCATCTCAACTTTCTCAGCAAAAGGAATTTAACCTGAGAAAGCCATCTGCCTACCATTATGATCTGCTGTTACTGGGATTTATG GTCATCATTTGTGGTCTTCTAGGAATACCCCCTGCAAATGGAGTCATTCCACAATCTCCAATGCATACAAAGAGCTTGGCCACACTGAAGCATCAG CTGCTTCGTAATCGACTAGTAGCAAAAGCACGGAAATGTATGACTGAGAATGGGAACCTGGCTGAAGTATATGAAGGTATGCAAGAAGCCTATCAACAGATGCAGAGTCCACTGATTCACCAAGAACCATCATCTCTG GGGTTAAAAGAATTAAAAGTGTCTTCAAGAATAGGGAACAGGGATGATCCTGTTGACGAGACAATGTTTGATGTTGAGAAGGAGATAGATGATTTGTTGCCCGTTGAAGTAAAAGAGCAAAGGTTGAGCAACTTGCTTCAGTCCGCCATGGTGGGAGGATGTGTGGCCGCTATGCCTCTTCTCAAAATGATACCGACCTCAGTCCTTTGGGGCTACTTTGGTTTCATGGCCATTGAAAGCTTACCAGGAAATCAGTTCTGGGAACGCATCTTATTGCTATTCACTGCTCCAAGCAGAAGATACAA AGTAATTGAAGAGTGTCACGCTGTGTTCATTGAAACTGTACCTTTCAAGACAGTAGCATTCTTCACCATTTTCCAGAGCATCTACTTACTAATCTGTTTTGGGATCACATGGGTCCCCATTGCTGGCGTCCTCTTCCCGCTAATGATCATGCTTTTAGTTCCAGTCAGGCAGTACCTACTACCAAGGTTCTTCAAAGGGGCGCACCTTCAGGAATTAGACGCTGCTGAGTATGAAGAAGCACCACCATTATCATCATGCAGCATGGCTAGA GAAAATGAAGGTTCCTTTGCAGATGATGGGGAGATTTTGGATGGCATGATGACAAGAAGCCGAGGTGAGATTCGACGTATGTGCAGTTCAAAGGTTACAAGCTGCAATGCCACACCAGCCAGAGATTCTATTAGTGTCCAAAGCCCAAGGCTTTCTAACAAGGTATACAGTCCTCGTGTTAGTGAAATAAAGGGGGAAAGTCCTAGTCTTGGTCGAGGAGGATCCTTCGGTTCCAGAACTGCAGAAGCAAGAAGATCAAATTTGTCAAAAACTCACAGTTTCAACTAA
- the LOC132626703 gene encoding probable boron transporter 2 isoform X3 codes for MEDNFVPFRGIKNDLKGRLMCFKQDWTSGLRAGFRILAPTTYIFFASAIPVISFGEQLERSTDGSITAVQTLASTALCGIMHSIIGGQPLLILGVAEPTVLMYTFMYNFAKDRPELGPKLFLAWTAWVCVWTAILLFLLAVLGACSFINRFTRVAGELFGLLIAMLFMQQAIKGLVFEFRVPERENANLPEFQPSWRFANGMFALVLSFGLLLTALKSRKARSWRYGSGLLRGFIADYGVPLMVLIWTAVSYIPGNNVPSGIPRRLFSPNPWSPGAYGNWTVIKDMLQVPVLHIIGAFIPATMVAVLYYFDHSVASQLSQQKEFNLRKPSAYHYDLLLLGFMVIICGLLGIPPANGVIPQSPMHTKSLATLKHQLLRNRLVAKARKCMTENGNLAEVYEGMQEAYQQMQSPLIHQEPSSLGLKELKVSSRIGNRDDPVDETMFDVEKEIDDLLPVEVKEQRLSNLLQSAMVGGCVAAMPLLKMIPTSVLWGYFGFMAIESLPGNQFWERILLLFTAPSRRYKVIEECHAVFIETVPFKTVAFFTIFQSIYLLICFGITWVPIAGVLFPLMIMLLVPVRQYLLPRFFKGAHLQELDAAEYEEAPPLSSCSMARQENEGSFADDGEILDGMMTRSRGEIRRMCSSKVTSCNATPARDSISVQSPRLSNKVYSPRVSEIKGESPSLGRGGSFGSRTAEARRSNLSKTHSFN; via the exons ATGGAAGATAATTTTGTGCCATTTCGTGGGATTAAAAATGACCTCAAAGGGAGATTAATGTGCTTTAAACAAGATTGGACTAGTGGTCTCAGGGCAGGCTTCAG GATTTTAGCCCCCACTACCTACATATTTTTTGCTTCAGCAATTCCAGTCATATCATTTGGTGAGCAGTTGGAAAGAAGTACTG ATGGGTCAATAACAGCTGTTCAGACACTGGCTTCAACAGCATTATGTGGGATTATGCACTCTATCATTGGAGGCCAACCTCTGCTAATTCTTGGAGTTGCAGAACCAACTGTGCTTATGTACACATTCATGTACAACTTTGCTAAAGACAGACCAGAATTGGGACCTAAGCTCTTTTTAGCTTGGACAGCATG GGTGTGTGTTTGGACTGCAATCTTGCTTTTCCTTCTGGCTGTCCTTGGAGCTTGTTCGTTTATCAATAGGTTTACACGTGTTGCTGGGGAACTCTTCGGCCTTCTAATTGCAATGCTTTTCATGCAGCAAGCAATCAAA GGACTGGTATTTGAATTTCGTGTACCAGAGAGAGAAAATGCAAATCTGCCAGAGTTCCAACCTTCATGGAGGTTTGCAAATGGGATGTTTGCATTGGTTTTGTCATTTGGTCTTCTACTCACAGCACTAAAGAGCCGAAAGGCAAGATCTTGGCGATATGGCTCTG GCTTGCTTCGGGGCTTCATAGCAGATTATGGAGTGCCACTGATGGTTCTAATTTGGACAGCTGTCTCTTACATACCTGGTAATAATGTTCCAAGCGGGATTCCAAGACGACTCTTCAGTCCAAATCCATGGTCACCTGGTGCCTATGGGAATTGGACAGTGATTAAG GATATGCTACAAGTTCCAGTTCTTCACATAATTGGCGCTTTTATTCCAGCAACAATGGTGGCGGTCCTGTATTATTTTGATCACAGCGTAGCATCTCAACTTTCTCAGCAAAAGGAATTTAACCTGAGAAAGCCATCTGCCTACCATTATGATCTGCTGTTACTGGGATTTATG GTCATCATTTGTGGTCTTCTAGGAATACCCCCTGCAAATGGAGTCATTCCACAATCTCCAATGCATACAAAGAGCTTGGCCACACTGAAGCATCAG CTGCTTCGTAATCGACTAGTAGCAAAAGCACGGAAATGTATGACTGAGAATGGGAACCTGGCTGAAGTATATGAAGGTATGCAAGAAGCCTATCAACAGATGCAGAGTCCACTGATTCACCAAGAACCATCATCTCTG GGGTTAAAAGAATTAAAAGTGTCTTCAAGAATAGGGAACAGGGATGATCCTGTTGACGAGACAATGTTTGATGTTGAGAAGGAGATAGATGATTTGTTGCCCGTTGAAGTAAAAGAGCAAAGGTTGAGCAACTTGCTTCAGTCCGCCATGGTGGGAGGATGTGTGGCCGCTATGCCTCTTCTCAAAATGATACCGACCTCAGTCCTTTGGGGCTACTTTGGTTTCATGGCCATTGAAAGCTTACCAGGAAATCAGTTCTGGGAACGCATCTTATTGCTATTCACTGCTCCAAGCAGAAGATACAA AGTAATTGAAGAGTGTCACGCTGTGTTCATTGAAACTGTACCTTTCAAGACAGTAGCATTCTTCACCATTTTCCAGAGCATCTACTTACTAATCTGTTTTGGGATCACATGGGTCCCCATTGCTGGCGTCCTCTTCCCGCTAATGATCATGCTTTTAGTTCCAGTCAGGCAGTACCTACTACCAAGGTTCTTCAAAGGGGCGCACCTTCAGGAATTAGACGCTGCTGAGTATGAAGAAGCACCACCATTATCATCATGCAGCATGGCTAGA CAGGAAAATGAAGGTTCCTTTGCAGATGATGGGGAGATTTTGGATGGCATGATGACAAGAAGCCGAGGTGAGATTCGACGTATGTGCAGTTCAAAGGTTACAAGCTGCAATGCCACACCAGCCAGAGATTCTATTAGTGTCCAAAGCCCAAGGCTTTCTAACAAGGTATACAGTCCTCGTGTTAGTGAAATAAAGGGGGAAAGTCCTAGTCTTGGTCGAGGAGGATCCTTCGGTTCCAGAACTGCAGAAGCAAGAAGATCAAATTTGTCAAAAACTCACAGTTTCAACTAA
- the LOC132626703 gene encoding probable boron transporter 2 isoform X2 produces the protein MEDNFVPFRGIKNDLKGRLMCFKQDWTSGLRAGFRILAPTTYIFFASAIPVISFGEQLERSTVTLADGSITAVQTLASTALCGIMHSIIGGQPLLILGVAEPTVLMYTFMYNFAKDRPELGPKLFLAWTAWVCVWTAILLFLLAVLGACSFINRFTRVAGELFGLLIAMLFMQQAIKGLVFEFRVPERENANLPEFQPSWRFANGMFALVLSFGLLLTALKSRKARSWRYGSGLLRGFIADYGVPLMVLIWTAVSYIPGNNVPSGIPRRLFSPNPWSPGAYGNWTVIKDMLQVPVLHIIGAFIPATMVAVLYYFDHSVASQLSQQKEFNLRKPSAYHYDLLLLGFMVIICGLLGIPPANGVIPQSPMHTKSLATLKHQLLRNRLVAKARKCMTENGNLAEVYEGMQEAYQQMQSPLIHQEPSSLGLKELKVSSRIGNRDDPVDETMFDVEKEIDDLLPVEVKEQRLSNLLQSAMVGGCVAAMPLLKMIPTSVLWGYFGFMAIESLPGNQFWERILLLFTAPSRRYKVIEECHAVFIETVPFKTVAFFTIFQSIYLLICFGITWVPIAGVLFPLMIMLLVPVRQYLLPRFFKGAHLQELDAAEYEEAPPLSSCSMARENEGSFADDGEILDGMMTRSRGEIRRMCSSKVTSCNATPARDSISVQSPRLSNKVYSPRVSEIKGESPSLGRGGSFGSRTAEARRSNLSKTHSFN, from the exons ATGGAAGATAATTTTGTGCCATTTCGTGGGATTAAAAATGACCTCAAAGGGAGATTAATGTGCTTTAAACAAGATTGGACTAGTGGTCTCAGGGCAGGCTTCAG GATTTTAGCCCCCACTACCTACATATTTTTTGCTTCAGCAATTCCAGTCATATCATTTGGTGAGCAGTTGGAAAGAAGTACTG TTACACTTGCAGATGGGTCAATAACAGCTGTTCAGACACTGGCTTCAACAGCATTATGTGGGATTATGCACTCTATCATTGGAGGCCAACCTCTGCTAATTCTTGGAGTTGCAGAACCAACTGTGCTTATGTACACATTCATGTACAACTTTGCTAAAGACAGACCAGAATTGGGACCTAAGCTCTTTTTAGCTTGGACAGCATG GGTGTGTGTTTGGACTGCAATCTTGCTTTTCCTTCTGGCTGTCCTTGGAGCTTGTTCGTTTATCAATAGGTTTACACGTGTTGCTGGGGAACTCTTCGGCCTTCTAATTGCAATGCTTTTCATGCAGCAAGCAATCAAA GGACTGGTATTTGAATTTCGTGTACCAGAGAGAGAAAATGCAAATCTGCCAGAGTTCCAACCTTCATGGAGGTTTGCAAATGGGATGTTTGCATTGGTTTTGTCATTTGGTCTTCTACTCACAGCACTAAAGAGCCGAAAGGCAAGATCTTGGCGATATGGCTCTG GCTTGCTTCGGGGCTTCATAGCAGATTATGGAGTGCCACTGATGGTTCTAATTTGGACAGCTGTCTCTTACATACCTGGTAATAATGTTCCAAGCGGGATTCCAAGACGACTCTTCAGTCCAAATCCATGGTCACCTGGTGCCTATGGGAATTGGACAGTGATTAAG GATATGCTACAAGTTCCAGTTCTTCACATAATTGGCGCTTTTATTCCAGCAACAATGGTGGCGGTCCTGTATTATTTTGATCACAGCGTAGCATCTCAACTTTCTCAGCAAAAGGAATTTAACCTGAGAAAGCCATCTGCCTACCATTATGATCTGCTGTTACTGGGATTTATG GTCATCATTTGTGGTCTTCTAGGAATACCCCCTGCAAATGGAGTCATTCCACAATCTCCAATGCATACAAAGAGCTTGGCCACACTGAAGCATCAG CTGCTTCGTAATCGACTAGTAGCAAAAGCACGGAAATGTATGACTGAGAATGGGAACCTGGCTGAAGTATATGAAGGTATGCAAGAAGCCTATCAACAGATGCAGAGTCCACTGATTCACCAAGAACCATCATCTCTG GGGTTAAAAGAATTAAAAGTGTCTTCAAGAATAGGGAACAGGGATGATCCTGTTGACGAGACAATGTTTGATGTTGAGAAGGAGATAGATGATTTGTTGCCCGTTGAAGTAAAAGAGCAAAGGTTGAGCAACTTGCTTCAGTCCGCCATGGTGGGAGGATGTGTGGCCGCTATGCCTCTTCTCAAAATGATACCGACCTCAGTCCTTTGGGGCTACTTTGGTTTCATGGCCATTGAAAGCTTACCAGGAAATCAGTTCTGGGAACGCATCTTATTGCTATTCACTGCTCCAAGCAGAAGATACAA AGTAATTGAAGAGTGTCACGCTGTGTTCATTGAAACTGTACCTTTCAAGACAGTAGCATTCTTCACCATTTTCCAGAGCATCTACTTACTAATCTGTTTTGGGATCACATGGGTCCCCATTGCTGGCGTCCTCTTCCCGCTAATGATCATGCTTTTAGTTCCAGTCAGGCAGTACCTACTACCAAGGTTCTTCAAAGGGGCGCACCTTCAGGAATTAGACGCTGCTGAGTATGAAGAAGCACCACCATTATCATCATGCAGCATGGCTAGA GAAAATGAAGGTTCCTTTGCAGATGATGGGGAGATTTTGGATGGCATGATGACAAGAAGCCGAGGTGAGATTCGACGTATGTGCAGTTCAAAGGTTACAAGCTGCAATGCCACACCAGCCAGAGATTCTATTAGTGTCCAAAGCCCAAGGCTTTCTAACAAGGTATACAGTCCTCGTGTTAGTGAAATAAAGGGGGAAAGTCCTAGTCTTGGTCGAGGAGGATCCTTCGGTTCCAGAACTGCAGAAGCAAGAAGATCAAATTTGTCAAAAACTCACAGTTTCAACTAA
- the LOC132626703 gene encoding boron transporter 1-like isoform X5 — translation MHSIIGGQPLLILGVAEPTVLMYTFMYNFAKDRPELGPKLFLAWTAWVCVWTAILLFLLAVLGACSFINRFTRVAGELFGLLIAMLFMQQAIKGLVFEFRVPERENANLPEFQPSWRFANGMFALVLSFGLLLTALKSRKARSWRYGSGLLRGFIADYGVPLMVLIWTAVSYIPGNNVPSGIPRRLFSPNPWSPGAYGNWTVIKDMLQVPVLHIIGAFIPATMVAVLYYFDHSVASQLSQQKEFNLRKPSAYHYDLLLLGFMVIICGLLGIPPANGVIPQSPMHTKSLATLKHQLLRNRLVAKARKCMTENGNLAEVYEGMQEAYQQMQSPLIHQEPSSLGLKELKVSSRIGNRDDPVDETMFDVEKEIDDLLPVEVKEQRLSNLLQSAMVGGCVAAMPLLKMIPTSVLWGYFGFMAIESLPGNQFWERILLLFTAPSRRYKVIEECHAVFIETVPFKTVAFFTIFQSIYLLICFGITWVPIAGVLFPLMIMLLVPVRQYLLPRFFKGAHLQELDAAEYEEAPPLSSCSMARQENEGSFADDGEILDGMMTRSRGEIRRMCSSKVTSCNATPARDSISVQSPRLSNKVYSPRVSEIKGESPSLGRGGSFGSRTAEARRSNLSKTHSFN, via the exons ATGCACTCTATCATTGGAGGCCAACCTCTGCTAATTCTTGGAGTTGCAGAACCAACTGTGCTTATGTACACATTCATGTACAACTTTGCTAAAGACAGACCAGAATTGGGACCTAAGCTCTTTTTAGCTTGGACAGCATG GGTGTGTGTTTGGACTGCAATCTTGCTTTTCCTTCTGGCTGTCCTTGGAGCTTGTTCGTTTATCAATAGGTTTACACGTGTTGCTGGGGAACTCTTCGGCCTTCTAATTGCAATGCTTTTCATGCAGCAAGCAATCAAA GGACTGGTATTTGAATTTCGTGTACCAGAGAGAGAAAATGCAAATCTGCCAGAGTTCCAACCTTCATGGAGGTTTGCAAATGGGATGTTTGCATTGGTTTTGTCATTTGGTCTTCTACTCACAGCACTAAAGAGCCGAAAGGCAAGATCTTGGCGATATGGCTCTG GCTTGCTTCGGGGCTTCATAGCAGATTATGGAGTGCCACTGATGGTTCTAATTTGGACAGCTGTCTCTTACATACCTGGTAATAATGTTCCAAGCGGGATTCCAAGACGACTCTTCAGTCCAAATCCATGGTCACCTGGTGCCTATGGGAATTGGACAGTGATTAAG GATATGCTACAAGTTCCAGTTCTTCACATAATTGGCGCTTTTATTCCAGCAACAATGGTGGCGGTCCTGTATTATTTTGATCACAGCGTAGCATCTCAACTTTCTCAGCAAAAGGAATTTAACCTGAGAAAGCCATCTGCCTACCATTATGATCTGCTGTTACTGGGATTTATG GTCATCATTTGTGGTCTTCTAGGAATACCCCCTGCAAATGGAGTCATTCCACAATCTCCAATGCATACAAAGAGCTTGGCCACACTGAAGCATCAG CTGCTTCGTAATCGACTAGTAGCAAAAGCACGGAAATGTATGACTGAGAATGGGAACCTGGCTGAAGTATATGAAGGTATGCAAGAAGCCTATCAACAGATGCAGAGTCCACTGATTCACCAAGAACCATCATCTCTG GGGTTAAAAGAATTAAAAGTGTCTTCAAGAATAGGGAACAGGGATGATCCTGTTGACGAGACAATGTTTGATGTTGAGAAGGAGATAGATGATTTGTTGCCCGTTGAAGTAAAAGAGCAAAGGTTGAGCAACTTGCTTCAGTCCGCCATGGTGGGAGGATGTGTGGCCGCTATGCCTCTTCTCAAAATGATACCGACCTCAGTCCTTTGGGGCTACTTTGGTTTCATGGCCATTGAAAGCTTACCAGGAAATCAGTTCTGGGAACGCATCTTATTGCTATTCACTGCTCCAAGCAGAAGATACAA AGTAATTGAAGAGTGTCACGCTGTGTTCATTGAAACTGTACCTTTCAAGACAGTAGCATTCTTCACCATTTTCCAGAGCATCTACTTACTAATCTGTTTTGGGATCACATGGGTCCCCATTGCTGGCGTCCTCTTCCCGCTAATGATCATGCTTTTAGTTCCAGTCAGGCAGTACCTACTACCAAGGTTCTTCAAAGGGGCGCACCTTCAGGAATTAGACGCTGCTGAGTATGAAGAAGCACCACCATTATCATCATGCAGCATGGCTAGA CAGGAAAATGAAGGTTCCTTTGCAGATGATGGGGAGATTTTGGATGGCATGATGACAAGAAGCCGAGGTGAGATTCGACGTATGTGCAGTTCAAAGGTTACAAGCTGCAATGCCACACCAGCCAGAGATTCTATTAGTGTCCAAAGCCCAAGGCTTTCTAACAAGGTATACAGTCCTCGTGTTAGTGAAATAAAGGGGGAAAGTCCTAGTCTTGGTCGAGGAGGATCCTTCGGTTCCAGAACTGCAGAAGCAAGAAGATCAAATTTGTCAAAAACTCACAGTTTCAACTAA